One stretch of Aeromicrobium fastidiosum DNA includes these proteins:
- the ftsY gene encoding signal recognition particle-docking protein FtsY — MTTNELIALIGIIAAVLVVGGGAAFVLTRGRRQLPPSEPKRQIEEPAEPTFISPDPEVPAEPEPESESAVDTLERPEAPQGRLVRLRARLAKSQGSLGKGLLAVLGRSTLDDAAWEEIEDTLLAADVGVTATDELVTNLRTHLRVEGITDPEQAKVALRAELVRLIDPTLDRSLTATGADGKPGVVLVVGVNGTGKTTTVGRLARVLVADDKSVVLGAADTFRAAAADQLQTWGERVGVPTVRGPEGGDPASVGFESVQRGIADAADVVLVDTAGRLHTKSGLMDELGKVKRVIEKQAPVTEVLLVIDATTGQNGLTQARVFGEVVDVTGIVLTKLDGTAKGGIVIAVQRELGVPVKFVGLGEGADDLAPFDADEFVDALLS; from the coding sequence CCGAGCGAGCCGAAGCGTCAGATCGAGGAGCCGGCCGAGCCGACGTTCATCTCGCCCGATCCGGAGGTCCCGGCCGAGCCTGAGCCCGAGTCGGAGTCTGCGGTCGACACCCTCGAGCGCCCCGAGGCACCACAGGGACGTCTCGTCCGGCTGCGCGCGCGGCTGGCGAAGTCGCAGGGATCGCTCGGCAAGGGCCTGCTCGCGGTGCTCGGACGCTCGACGCTCGACGACGCAGCCTGGGAGGAGATCGAGGACACCCTGCTGGCCGCCGACGTCGGGGTGACCGCCACCGACGAGCTCGTGACCAACCTGCGTACGCACCTGCGGGTCGAGGGCATCACCGATCCCGAGCAGGCCAAGGTCGCCCTGCGCGCCGAGCTGGTGCGCCTGATCGACCCGACGCTCGACCGCTCCCTGACGGCCACCGGCGCCGACGGCAAGCCCGGCGTCGTCCTCGTCGTCGGTGTCAATGGCACGGGCAAGACCACGACCGTCGGACGCCTCGCCCGCGTGCTCGTCGCCGACGACAAGAGCGTCGTCCTGGGTGCTGCCGACACGTTCCGCGCCGCCGCCGCCGATCAGCTGCAGACCTGGGGCGAGCGCGTCGGCGTCCCCACCGTCCGAGGACCTGAGGGCGGTGACCCTGCCAGCGTCGGCTTCGAGTCGGTCCAGCGCGGCATCGCCGACGCTGCGGACGTCGTGCTGGTCGACACGGCCGGACGCCTGCACACCAAGTCGGGTCTCATGGACGAGCTCGGCAAGGTCAAGCGCGTCATCGAGAAGCAGGCACCCGTCACCGAGGTGCTGCTGGTCATCGACGCCACGACGGGCCAGAACGGCCTGACGCAGGCACGGGTGTTCGGCGAGGTCGTCGACGTCACGGGCATCGTCCTGACCAAGCTCGACGGCACGGCCAAGGGCGGCATCGTCATCGCGGTGCAGCGCGAGCTGGGCGTCCCGGTCAAGTTCGTGGGCCTCGGCGAGGGTGCCGACGACCTCGCCCCGTTCGACGCCGACGAGTTCGTGGACGCGCTGCTGTCCTGA
- a CDS encoding helix-turn-helix transcriptional regulator, which yields MDNDVRSLREAAGLSQRALGEALGVSRQTINSIETGRYDPSLPLAITIARHFTTTVEEIFHVES from the coding sequence GTGGACAACGACGTCCGGTCCCTGCGCGAGGCCGCAGGTCTGTCGCAACGCGCACTGGGCGAGGCGCTCGGCGTCTCGCGACAGACCATCAACTCGATCGAGACCGGGCGCTACGACCCGTCGCTACCGCTCGCGATCACGATCGCCCGCCATTTCACGACCACCGTCGAGGAGATCTTCCATGTCGAGAGCTGA
- a CDS encoding ammonium transporter has protein sequence MDTGDTAWILASSALVLLMTPGLAFFYGGMVRSKTVLNMMMMSFSALAIVPVLWVLYGYSIAFSPDGNKFLGGFERLGLQNITADSVYGTIPEYVFVGFQLMFAIITLALISGAIADRAKFSAWIVFSVVWISVVYFPVAHWVFDFNEDSGGWIATHLQAVDFAGGTAVHINAGAAGLALALVLGKRVGWRRDPMRPHNLPFVLLGAGLLWFGWFGFNAGSAVGANGLAGLAFVNTAVATGAAIIGWIAVEFFRDKKGTSLGAASGAVAGLVAITPAAGALSPFGSIFLGLVAGVLCALAVGLKYKLGYDDSLDVVGVHLVGGLVGTLLIGLLAVGDGLFYGGSLDLLGKQFVAAAVVLVYSFVLTYVIGKLIDVTIGFRVSEEDEVTGIDQVEHLETAYDYGSSSGGSNLLKEL, from the coding sequence ATGGATACCGGCGACACCGCGTGGATCCTGGCCAGCTCGGCCCTCGTCCTGCTCATGACACCAGGACTCGCGTTCTTCTACGGCGGCATGGTCCGCTCGAAGACCGTCCTCAACATGATGATGATGAGCTTCTCGGCTCTGGCCATCGTCCCCGTGCTGTGGGTCCTCTACGGCTACTCGATCGCGTTCAGCCCTGACGGCAACAAGTTCCTGGGCGGCTTCGAGCGCCTGGGTCTGCAGAACATCACCGCCGACTCGGTCTACGGGACGATCCCCGAGTACGTCTTCGTCGGATTCCAGCTGATGTTCGCGATCATCACGCTGGCCCTGATCAGCGGCGCGATCGCCGACCGGGCCAAGTTCAGCGCCTGGATCGTGTTCTCGGTCGTCTGGATCTCGGTCGTCTACTTCCCGGTCGCGCACTGGGTCTTCGACTTCAACGAGGACAGCGGCGGCTGGATCGCCACCCACCTGCAGGCCGTCGACTTCGCCGGCGGTACCGCGGTGCACATCAACGCCGGTGCGGCCGGTCTGGCGCTGGCCCTGGTGCTCGGCAAGCGCGTCGGCTGGCGGCGCGACCCCATGCGTCCGCACAACCTGCCGTTCGTCCTGCTGGGTGCTGGCCTGCTGTGGTTCGGTTGGTTCGGCTTCAACGCCGGTTCGGCCGTCGGAGCCAACGGCCTGGCCGGACTGGCCTTCGTCAACACCGCGGTCGCGACGGGTGCCGCGATCATCGGCTGGATCGCGGTCGAGTTCTTCCGCGACAAGAAGGGCACGAGCCTCGGTGCCGCATCGGGTGCCGTCGCCGGCCTCGTGGCGATCACCCCGGCCGCCGGTGCGCTGTCGCCGTTCGGCTCGATCTTCCTCGGTCTGGTCGCCGGCGTGCTTTGCGCCCTGGCCGTCGGCCTGAAGTACAAGCTCGGCTACGACGACTCGCTCGACGTCGTCGGCGTCCACCTCGTGGGTGGTCTGGTCGGCACCCTGCTGATCGGTCTGCTCGCCGTCGGCGACGGCCTGTTCTACGGCGGCAGCCTCGATCTGCTCGGCAAGCAGTTCGTCGCAGCGGCCGTCGTGCTGGTCTACTCGTTCGTCCTCACCTACGTCATCGGTAAGTTGATCGACGTGACGATCGGCTTCCGCGTCTCGGAGGAGGACGAGGTGACCGGCATCGACCAGGTCGAGCACCTCGAGACGGCCTACGACTACGGAAGCAGCAGCGGCGGATCCAATCTCTTGAAGGAGCTCTGA
- a CDS encoding P-II family nitrogen regulator: MKLVTAVIKPHKWEEVREALAAAGVAGMTVTEASGYGQQKGHTEVYRGAEYDVSLVPKIRLEVVVDDADVESVVATITSSAQTGKIGDGKVWVIPVDSVVRVRTGETDEAAL, translated from the coding sequence ATGAAGCTGGTCACCGCGGTCATCAAGCCGCACAAGTGGGAAGAAGTCCGAGAGGCGCTCGCCGCCGCCGGTGTCGCCGGCATGACGGTCACCGAGGCCAGCGGCTACGGACAGCAGAAGGGCCACACCGAGGTCTACCGCGGTGCGGAGTACGACGTGTCGCTCGTGCCGAAGATCCGGCTCGAGGTCGTCGTCGACGACGCCGACGTCGAGAGCGTCGTCGCGACGATCACGTCATCGGCCCAGACGGGCAAGATCGGCGACGGCAAGGTGTGGGTCATCCCGGTCGACTCGGTCGTGCGGGTGCGCACGGGCGAGACCGACGAGGCAGCTCTCTAG
- a CDS encoding [protein-PII] uridylyltransferase: MTDHPELAQHRADRALEADRRLRHLFADAAPSQGGDPREGSGLALVAVGGYGRSELSPFSDLDVVLLHDPSLDDSLVREVAEAIWYPLWNDGVALDHSVRDTIQMRAAAATDHRAAMGMLDARPVAGDAGLVMTLRSQVLADWRREARVRVEEVRAARTTRLERAGWLAHAAVPDLKESGGGLRDSVILRALVATWLIDVPHGESEALRSELLDIRDALHQTVGRRVERLDAEVVPDVARFLGMEPVELDLHARQVGRRIAHLASLAWRKVDDALEPITRKGAITPRGPLVTSLDDGVGVLDREVIVTRDADPSTDPELALRAAAAAARRGLPISAGSARRLATTMGDLPRPWSPTATRHMVDLLTAGPGLLPVWDELDFAGVVDRVLPEWEAIRLRGSSSPVHRFTVDRHSLETCVNAAGLKRDVARPDLLAVAALLHDIGKGREGDHSQVGQPMAVDIARRWGFDDSDAETIGRLVRWHLLLPTIATRRDIEDPSTAANVAEIVGTEDFLDLLSALTASDARATSPTAWSGWRQGLIEGLVGKVRRVLDDSVATPDATTYEGWPAHVPIPDHGTTGPSDFTLTVEPHRGGSLLTIVTANRAGVMADLAGGLALAGLAIRSARTVTLGDAAVTLWEVSRADVDPGRLIDRLRPAMAGELDLAGRLELSSIADAPDARVRLLGRVTETATAIEVRALDRRGLVWTVCDQIASSGLSIRSAHMSTYGDEVRDVFYVVDGEGQRLDDATSEALRAAIASALA, encoded by the coding sequence GTGACCGATCACCCCGAGCTGGCCCAGCACCGCGCCGACCGTGCCCTCGAGGCCGACCGCCGGCTGCGTCACCTGTTCGCCGACGCGGCACCGTCACAGGGCGGCGACCCCCGCGAGGGCTCGGGCCTGGCTCTGGTGGCGGTCGGCGGCTACGGACGCTCCGAGCTGTCGCCGTTCAGCGACCTCGACGTCGTGCTGCTCCACGATCCGTCGCTCGACGACTCGCTGGTGCGGGAGGTCGCCGAGGCGATCTGGTATCCGCTGTGGAACGACGGCGTCGCCCTCGATCACTCGGTGCGCGACACGATCCAGATGCGGGCCGCCGCGGCCACCGACCACCGGGCCGCGATGGGGATGCTCGACGCCCGACCCGTCGCGGGTGACGCCGGACTCGTCATGACGCTGCGGTCGCAGGTGCTCGCCGACTGGCGGCGGGAGGCCCGCGTCCGCGTCGAGGAGGTGCGCGCGGCCCGCACCACCCGCCTCGAGCGGGCCGGCTGGCTGGCCCACGCGGCCGTCCCCGACCTCAAGGAGTCCGGGGGAGGCCTGCGCGACAGCGTCATCCTGCGGGCGCTGGTCGCGACGTGGCTGATCGACGTCCCGCACGGCGAGTCCGAGGCGCTGCGCAGCGAGCTGCTCGACATCCGCGACGCGCTGCACCAGACCGTCGGCCGGCGGGTCGAGCGGCTGGACGCCGAGGTCGTGCCCGACGTCGCCCGGTTCCTCGGCATGGAGCCCGTCGAGCTCGACCTGCACGCCCGGCAGGTCGGACGTCGTATCGCCCACCTCGCGTCCCTCGCGTGGCGCAAGGTCGACGACGCCCTCGAGCCCATCACCCGCAAGGGTGCGATCACGCCGCGCGGGCCCCTCGTGACATCGCTCGACGACGGCGTCGGCGTGCTCGACCGCGAGGTCATCGTCACGAGGGACGCCGACCCGTCCACCGATCCCGAGCTGGCGCTGCGAGCGGCAGCGGCGGCTGCCCGCCGGGGGCTCCCGATCAGCGCGGGCTCGGCGCGCCGGCTCGCGACCACGATGGGCGACCTGCCGCGCCCGTGGTCGCCGACGGCCACGCGGCACATGGTCGACCTGCTGACCGCGGGCCCGGGCCTGCTGCCGGTGTGGGACGAGCTCGACTTCGCGGGCGTCGTCGACCGGGTGCTGCCTGAGTGGGAGGCGATCCGGCTGCGCGGCTCGTCGTCGCCCGTGCACCGCTTCACGGTCGACCGGCACAGCCTCGAGACCTGCGTCAATGCCGCCGGTCTCAAGCGGGACGTCGCGCGTCCCGACCTGCTGGCCGTGGCGGCGCTGCTGCACGACATCGGCAAGGGGCGCGAGGGCGACCACTCGCAGGTCGGCCAGCCGATGGCCGTCGACATCGCGAGGCGGTGGGGCTTCGACGACTCCGACGCCGAGACGATCGGACGCCTCGTGCGGTGGCACCTGCTGCTGCCGACCATCGCGACCCGTCGTGACATCGAGGACCCCTCCACCGCGGCCAATGTCGCCGAGATCGTCGGCACCGAGGACTTCCTCGACCTGCTCAGCGCGCTGACCGCGTCGGACGCCCGCGCCACGAGCCCGACGGCCTGGTCGGGCTGGCGACAGGGGCTCATCGAAGGACTCGTCGGCAAGGTGCGCCGCGTGCTCGACGACTCCGTGGCGACGCCCGACGCGACGACCTACGAGGGCTGGCCCGCGCACGTGCCGATCCCCGACCACGGCACGACGGGACCGTCCGACTTCACGTTGACCGTCGAGCCGCACCGGGGCGGGTCGCTGCTCACGATCGTCACCGCCAATCGGGCCGGAGTCATGGCCGATCTCGCCGGGGGACTGGCACTCGCGGGTCTCGCGATCCGCTCGGCCCGCACTGTGACCCTCGGCGATGCCGCCGTGACCCTGTGGGAGGTGTCGCGCGCCGACGTCGACCCGGGCCGCCTCATCGACCGGCTCCGGCCCGCGATGGCCGGCGAGCTCGACCTGGCCGGGCGACTCGAGCTGTCGTCGATCGCGGACGCGCCGGACGCCCGCGTGCGCCTGCTGGGCCGGGTCACCGAGACCGCGACCGCGATCGAGGTGCGTGCGCTCGACCGGCGTGGCCTGGTGTGGACGGTCTGCGACCAGATCGCGTCGTCGGGACTCTCGATCCGGTCGGCGCACATGTCGACGTACGGCGACGAGGTGCGCGACGTCTTCTACGTCGTCGACGGCGAGGGACAGCGGCTCGACGACGCCACGTCCGAGGCCCTGCGCGCGGCCATCGCGTCCGCCCTCGCCTGA
- the ffh gene encoding signal recognition particle protein, giving the protein MFDTLQDRLQSAFKNLRGKGRLSEADIDAVAREIRVALLDADVAVSVVREFIARVKERALGAEVSQSLNPAQQVIKIVNDELIEILGGETRRIRYAKTGPTVIMLAGLQGAGKTTLAGKLGLWLKEQGKSPMLVAADLQRPNAVTQLQVVGEQAGVKVFAPEPGNGVGDPVAVARAGLAEAQRTLHDVVVVDTAGRLGIDAELMQQAADIRAAVDPDEVLFVIDAMIGQDAVVTAEAFLEGVDFTGVVLTKLDGDARGGAALSVRSITGRPIMFASTGEKLTDFDAFHPDRMAGRILDMGDMLTLIEQAEKAFDSEQAAKDAEKLMGGSFTLDDFLKQMEAISKMGSMTKIMGLIPGMGQYKEQIENFDDREVDKIKAIILSMTPAERDNPKIIDGSRRARISKGSGTQVKDVNGLVDRFFEARKMMQQMAKGGGMPGMPGLPGVGKRAGAKQKPQQKKKGKRVSGNPAKRAAAASGAPAKNEGANAFGFPAQGDQPFELPKELKDLM; this is encoded by the coding sequence ATGTTCGACACCCTGCAAGACCGCCTGCAGTCAGCGTTCAAGAACCTGCGTGGCAAGGGTCGACTCTCCGAGGCCGACATCGATGCCGTCGCCCGCGAGATCCGCGTCGCCCTGCTCGACGCCGATGTCGCCGTGTCTGTCGTCCGCGAGTTCATCGCCCGGGTCAAGGAGCGCGCCCTCGGTGCCGAGGTCAGCCAGTCGCTCAACCCGGCCCAGCAGGTCATCAAGATCGTCAACGACGAGCTCATCGAGATCCTCGGTGGCGAGACCCGTCGCATCCGCTACGCCAAGACCGGCCCGACCGTCATCATGCTCGCGGGCCTGCAGGGTGCCGGCAAGACGACCCTCGCCGGCAAGCTCGGTCTGTGGCTCAAGGAGCAGGGCAAGTCGCCGATGCTCGTCGCGGCCGACCTCCAGCGCCCCAATGCCGTCACGCAGCTGCAGGTCGTGGGCGAGCAGGCCGGCGTCAAGGTCTTCGCCCCGGAGCCCGGCAACGGCGTCGGGGACCCGGTCGCCGTCGCCCGCGCGGGTCTGGCCGAGGCGCAGCGCACGCTCCACGACGTCGTGGTGGTCGACACCGCCGGACGTCTCGGCATCGACGCCGAGCTGATGCAGCAGGCCGCCGACATCCGCGCGGCCGTCGACCCCGACGAGGTGCTGTTCGTCATCGACGCGATGATCGGCCAGGACGCCGTCGTCACCGCCGAGGCGTTCCTCGAGGGCGTCGACTTCACCGGCGTCGTGCTGACCAAGCTCGACGGCGACGCCCGCGGTGGTGCCGCGCTCTCGGTCCGCTCGATCACGGGTCGCCCCATCATGTTCGCGTCGACGGGCGAGAAGCTCACCGACTTCGACGCGTTCCACCCCGACCGCATGGCCGGCCGCATCCTCGACATGGGCGACATGCTCACGCTCATCGAGCAGGCCGAGAAGGCCTTCGACTCCGAGCAGGCCGCCAAGGACGCCGAGAAGCTCATGGGTGGCTCGTTCACCCTCGACGACTTCCTGAAGCAGATGGAAGCCATCTCCAAGATGGGCTCGATGACCAAGATCATGGGCCTGATCCCGGGCATGGGTCAGTACAAGGAGCAGATCGAGAACTTCGACGACCGCGAGGTCGACAAGATCAAGGCCATCATCTTGTCGATGACGCCGGCCGAGCGCGACAACCCCAAGATCATCGACGGCTCGCGTCGCGCCCGTATCTCGAAGGGCTCCGGCACGCAGGTCAAGGACGTCAACGGCCTGGTCGACCGGTTCTTCGAGGCCCGCAAGATGATGCAGCAGATGGCCAAGGGCGGCGGGATGCCGGGCATGCCGGGCCTGCCCGGTGTCGGCAAGCGTGCCGGGGCCAAGCAGAAGCCGCAGCAGAAGAAGAAGGGCAAGCGCGTGTCGGGCAACCCGGCCAAGCGGGCCGCCGCGGCGTCCGGCGCGCCTGCGAAGAACGAGGGTGCCAACGCCTTCGGCTTCCCGGCGCAGGGCGATCAGCCGTTCGAGCTGCCCAAGGAGCTCAAGGACCTGATGTAG
- a CDS encoding gluconokinase: protein MHSSPLVVVMGISGVGKSAVGHELADRFGVEYADGDDFHSEANIAKMSAGTPLTDDDRWPWLEKIGQWLAVHGADGGVISCSALRRVYRDVLTDAAPRTQFLHLTGDHDLIRSRMEGRDHFMPLSLLESQEKTLEPLQDDERGWAFDITPPPDVIVAEFVERAGLDQEDVR, encoded by the coding sequence ATGCATTCCTCCCCGCTGGTCGTGGTCATGGGCATCTCCGGAGTCGGCAAGTCGGCCGTCGGTCATGAGCTGGCCGACCGGTTCGGCGTCGAGTACGCCGACGGCGACGACTTCCACTCCGAGGCCAACATCGCGAAGATGTCGGCCGGCACGCCCCTGACGGACGACGACAGATGGCCCTGGCTCGAGAAGATCGGCCAGTGGCTCGCGGTGCACGGCGCGGACGGGGGAGTCATCAGCTGCTCGGCGCTGCGGCGCGTCTATCGCGACGTGCTGACCGACGCCGCCCCCCGCACCCAGTTCCTGCACCTCACGGGCGACCACGACCTCATCCGATCGCGCATGGAGGGCCGTGACCACTTCATGCCGCTGTCGCTGCTGGAGTCGCAGGAGAAGACCCTCGAGCCGCTGCAGGACGACGAACGCGGGTGGGCCTTCGACATCACGCCGCCGCCCGACGTGATCGTCGCCGAGTTCGTCGAGCGGGCCGGACTCGACCAGGAGGACGTCCGATGA
- a CDS encoding GntT/GntP/DsdX family permease produces MISSLATATGDPVEAVAGTGQLVTAALVGIAVLVVAITFFKVHPFLALILGSLTVGAIAARDMLDVVDSFSTGVGDTVSGVGVLIALGAMFGKLLADSGGADQIVDTIVGRSSPRMLPWSMAAIGAIIGLPMFFEIGLVLLMPVIFLVAKRAERSIISLGIPALAGLSAMHGFVPPHPGPLAAIDAVGANLGLTLGLGILVAIPTIVVSGPVFARFADRWVPVPAGDLYDASSDKRERRPSFAATLATVLLPVVLMMAKAFGDILVDEGTTLRSVLDFIGEPFVALLIAVIVAIFTFGIATGMSKDEVSDVLSSSLPPIAGIILIVGAGGGFKQTLIDTGIAQVVAEFVEDSGVSVLLIAWLVAVVIRLATGSATVATVTAAGIMKPIADGLPAGEVSLLVLAIGAGSVFFSHVNDAGFWLVKEYFGLSVGQTIKSWSIMETVLSVSGLLAVLALDVVI; encoded by the coding sequence ATGATCAGCTCCCTCGCCACCGCCACGGGTGACCCCGTCGAGGCCGTTGCCGGCACGGGTCAGCTCGTCACCGCCGCACTCGTCGGCATCGCGGTGCTCGTCGTCGCCATCACGTTCTTCAAGGTGCACCCGTTCCTCGCGCTGATCCTCGGCTCGCTGACGGTCGGCGCGATCGCGGCCCGCGACATGCTCGACGTCGTCGACAGCTTCAGCACGGGCGTCGGCGACACCGTCTCGGGCGTCGGCGTGCTGATCGCCCTGGGCGCCATGTTCGGCAAGCTGCTGGCCGACTCCGGCGGGGCCGACCAGATCGTCGACACGATCGTCGGACGGTCGAGCCCGCGGATGCTCCCGTGGTCGATGGCTGCCATCGGGGCCATCATCGGCCTGCCGATGTTCTTCGAGATCGGTCTCGTGTTGCTGATGCCGGTCATCTTCCTCGTCGCCAAGCGGGCCGAGCGGTCCATCATCTCCCTGGGCATCCCGGCGCTCGCGGGGCTGTCGGCGATGCACGGCTTCGTGCCGCCGCACCCCGGACCGCTGGCGGCGATCGACGCCGTGGGTGCCAACCTCGGCCTGACCCTGGGCCTCGGCATCCTGGTCGCGATCCCGACGATCGTCGTCTCGGGCCCGGTCTTCGCCCGCTTCGCCGACAGGTGGGTGCCCGTGCCGGCCGGTGACCTCTACGACGCCTCGTCCGACAAGCGCGAGCGCCGCCCCAGCTTCGCCGCGACGCTCGCGACGGTGCTGCTGCCCGTCGTGCTGATGATGGCCAAGGCCTTCGGCGACATCCTGGTCGACGAGGGCACCACGTTGCGCAGCGTCCTCGACTTCATCGGCGAGCCCTTCGTCGCGCTGCTCATCGCCGTGATCGTCGCGATCTTCACGTTCGGCATTGCGACGGGGATGTCGAAGGACGAGGTGTCGGACGTGCTCAGCAGCTCGCTGCCGCCCATCGCGGGCATCATCTTGATCGTCGGCGCGGGCGGCGGCTTCAAGCAGACGCTGATCGACACCGGCATCGCGCAGGTCGTGGCCGAGTTCGTCGAGGACTCCGGCGTCTCGGTGCTGCTCATCGCGTGGCTCGTCGCGGTCGTGATCCGCCTCGCGACCGGATCGGCCACGGTCGCCACGGTCACCGCGGCGGGCATCATGAAGCCGATCGCCGACGGTCTGCCCGCCGGCGAGGTGTCGCTGCTGGTGCTCGCGATCGGTGCCGGGTCGGTGTTCTTCTCGCACGTCAACGACGCCGGCTTCTGGCTCGTCAAGGAGTACTTCGGGCTCTCGGTCGGCCAGACGATCAAGAGCTGGTCGATCATGGAGACGGTGCTGTCCGTGTCGGGTCTCCTCGCGGTGCTGGCGCTCGACGTCGTCATCTGA